In a genomic window of Littorina saxatilis isolate snail1 linkage group LG6, US_GU_Lsax_2.0, whole genome shotgun sequence:
- the LOC138968981 gene encoding zinc finger CCHC domain-containing protein 10-like, with product MASSGTFLPSQLLKPKKEANADAFRCQKCLEKGHFTYQCTGKRKYVYRPSRTKEMIKRMKQEDEDKKMQLVAKTSTIAEKKKKQKRKKKTSDGEGSSSDSSSSDSDSDSSSSSSSSSSSSSSSSNDSSASESGSGSSSTSSSSSSSSSSSSSESEGEAGESKSKKKQRKKKSKKH from the exons AGAGGCCAACGCTGACGCCTTCCGATGCCAGAAGTGCCTGGAGAAGGGTCACTTCACCTACCAGTGCACGGGGAAACGCAAGTACGTGTACCGACCGTCACGCACTAAGGAGATGATCAAACGCATGAAGCAGGAGGATGAAGACAAGAAAATGCAGCTTGT AGCCAAGACCAGCACCATTgcggaaaagaagaagaaacagaagcgCAAAAAGAAAAC GTCAGATGGAGAGGGCTCCAGCAGCGACAGCAGCTCATCTGACTCAGACTCTgacagtagcagcagcagcagcagtagttcctcttcatcctcatcttcatcaaatgACTCCTCGGCCAGCGAATCTGGCAGTGGTTCTTCATCtacctcatcttcatcatcatcgtcatcctcCTCATCATCTTCCGAGTCAGAGGGAGAGGCGGGGGAGTCGAAATCaaagaagaaacaaaggaagaagaaaagcaAGAAGCACTGA
- the LOC138968982 gene encoding uncharacterized protein, protein MAPNRRRENKKTVTNEVITKECTINLHKRIHGIGFKKRAPRAIKEIRKFAEKMMGTPDVRVDIRLNKHLWSQGIRHVPYRVRVRLARKRNEDEDSVHRLYTLVTYVPCADYKGKQTLNVDNE, encoded by the exons ATGGCTCCCAACCGTCGACGCGAGAACAAGAAGACCGTCACCAATGAGGTGATCACTAAAGAGTGCACCATCAACTTGCACAAACGCATCCATGGAAT TGGCTTCAAGAAGAGGGCCCCTCGTGCCATCAAGGAGATCCGCAAGTTTGCCGAGAAGATGATGGGCACCCCTGACGTCAGAGTGGACATCCGTCTCAACAAGCACCTCTGGTCCCAGGGCATCAG acACGTTCCCTACAGGGTGCGCGTTCGCCTGGCTCGTAAGCGTAACGAGGATGAGGACTCTGTGCACCGCCTGTACACTCTGGTCACATACGTCCCCTGCGCTGACtacaaag GCAAGCAGACCTTGAACGTAGACAATGAGTAA